A DNA window from Chryseobacterium sp. MEBOG06 contains the following coding sequences:
- a CDS encoding ROK family protein, whose product MQNIVGIDIGGSHITLAQVDPEKREIISSTYVREHVNSFDGKEVIFSAWVSAIEKAAHDLEKKNLLIGIAMPGPFDYESGISLMQQGKFIDIYQVNIKEELAKRLAVSEDQIHFVNDAAAFMEGEVFGGCAQHFKSVFGVTLGTGLGTTFFNGEFATDEDLWDSPFKESIAEDYLATRWFVSRYKELTGEEISGTKDLLDKPKAVQMQIFNEYADSFSEFITKYVDHYKPEALVIGGNIAKAYPYFEPRFIQNLTKNNINLQVKISAIFEDAAILGAASYALKKAFIN is encoded by the coding sequence ATGCAGAATATAGTAGGAATCGATATTGGAGGATCACACATCACACTGGCTCAGGTTGATCCTGAAAAACGTGAGATAATTTCTTCAACGTATGTAAGGGAGCATGTTAATTCCTTTGATGGTAAAGAGGTTATCTTCTCTGCCTGGGTTTCAGCCATTGAAAAAGCAGCCCATGATCTTGAAAAAAAGAATCTTTTAATAGGAATTGCAATGCCCGGACCTTTCGATTATGAAAGCGGAATATCGCTGATGCAGCAAGGAAAATTCATCGATATCTATCAGGTAAATATTAAAGAAGAACTGGCAAAAAGACTTGCTGTTTCTGAGGATCAGATTCATTTTGTGAATGATGCGGCGGCATTTATGGAAGGAGAAGTATTTGGCGGTTGTGCACAGCATTTCAAAAGCGTTTTCGGAGTAACGCTCGGGACAGGATTGGGAACCACTTTCTTCAATGGAGAATTTGCCACAGACGAAGATTTATGGGATTCTCCTTTTAAAGAATCCATCGCTGAAGACTATCTGGCAACACGCTGGTTTGTGAGTCGTTATAAAGAACTGACCGGAGAGGAAATTTCAGGAACCAAGGATTTATTGGATAAACCAAAAGCAGTACAGATGCAGATATTCAACGAATATGCAGATTCGTTCTCTGAGTTTATTACAAAATATGTTGATCATTATAAACCCGAAGCTCTGGTGATAGGCGGTAATATTGCAAAAGCTTATCCTTATTTTGAGCCAAGATTTATTCAAAATTTAACAAAGAATAATATTAACTTGCAGGTTAAAATTTCTGCCATATTTGAAGATGCCGCCATTCTGGGAGCGGCCAGCTATGCATTAAAAAAAGCTTTTATAAATTAA